The following proteins are co-located in the Fusobacteria bacterium ZRK30 genome:
- a CDS encoding PC4/YdbC family ssDNA-binding protein: MAGIKFEIEEKLGVLSERKGWTKELNLVSWNNRKAKGDIREWDETHEKMGKGITLSWEELVELKKILNDMDL, encoded by the coding sequence ATGGCAGGAATAAAATTTGAGATTGAAGAAAAGTTAGGAGTACTAAGTGAAAGAAAGGGATGGACTAAGGAGTTAAATCTGGTTTCGTGGAATAATAGGAAGGCTAAAGGTGATATCAGGGAATGGGACGAAACTCATGAGAAAATGGGGAAGGGAATTACCCTTTCATGGGAAGAATTAGTGGAATTAAAGAAAATATTAAATGATATGGATTTATAG
- a CDS encoding ATP-binding cassette domain-containing protein, whose product MSILDVSRVSHGYGARTILEDASFRLLKGEHVGLVGANGEGKSTFLNIITGKLMPDEGRVEWCNHITTGYLDQYSSLEAGKSIRDILKSAFAPMFKLEQEIMELYEKMATCNEVEMEMILEEVGEIQSILDGSEFYNLDSKIESYAAGLGLMDIGLEKDVAELSGGQRAKILLAKVLLENPMILILDEPTNFLDEDHIIWLKNFLQNYENAFILVSHDIPFLNDVTNVIYHIEKAELTRYTGGYHQFLEMYELKKRQIEQAYKKQQKEIAHLEDFVARNKARIATTNMAKSRQKKLDKMDVITLERDKPKPQFYFKTARTPSREVITVKDLVIGYNEPLTRKLNFTIERNEKIAIKGVNGLGKSTLINTILRKIKPISGEIEHGQFLEVGYFKQEEDSSGKTALDEFWDEFPSLTNGEVRSALAKCGLTKDHIGTKMRALSGGENAKVRLGKIMNREINFLVLDEPTNHLDVDAKDELKKAIKEFKGTVFIVSHEPEFYMDIVTDVWNVEDWTTKII is encoded by the coding sequence ATGAGTATTTTAGATGTAAGCAGGGTAAGCCACGGATATGGGGCTAGAACAATTTTAGAGGATGCTTCCTTTAGATTGTTAAAGGGAGAGCATGTTGGTTTAGTAGGAGCTAATGGAGAGGGGAAATCAACTTTCCTAAATATAATAACGGGGAAACTTATGCCTGATGAAGGAAGAGTAGAGTGGTGTAATCATATTACCACAGGATATTTGGACCAGTATAGTAGTCTGGAGGCGGGTAAATCTATCAGAGATATCTTAAAGTCAGCCTTTGCTCCTATGTTTAAACTGGAACAAGAAATCATGGAACTCTATGAAAAGATGGCTACGTGCAACGAAGTTGAAATGGAGATGATCTTGGAAGAGGTCGGAGAGATTCAGAGTATTTTAGATGGCTCAGAGTTTTATAACTTGGATTCAAAAATAGAATCCTATGCAGCCGGATTGGGATTGATGGACATAGGGCTGGAAAAAGATGTAGCAGAGTTATCTGGTGGTCAAAGGGCTAAGATTTTATTAGCTAAAGTTTTACTTGAAAACCCTATGATCTTAATCTTGGATGAACCTACTAACTTTTTGGATGAGGATCATATTATCTGGTTGAAGAATTTTTTACAAAACTATGAAAATGCATTTATCCTGGTATCCCATGATATTCCATTTTTAAATGATGTAACCAATGTAATCTATCATATTGAGAAAGCAGAACTGACTAGATATACAGGTGGATACCATCAATTTTTAGAGATGTATGAATTGAAAAAACGTCAAATAGAGCAGGCCTATAAAAAACAGCAAAAGGAAATAGCTCATTTAGAGGATTTTGTAGCACGTAATAAAGCTCGTATAGCAACTACTAATATGGCTAAGAGTAGACAAAAGAAATTAGACAAAATGGATGTAATAACTCTAGAGCGGGATAAACCAAAACCACAATTTTATTTTAAAACTGCGAGGACTCCATCAAGAGAAGTTATTACAGTAAAAGATTTGGTGATCGGATATAATGAACCATTAACTCGGAAGTTGAATTTTACTATAGAAAGAAATGAGAAAATTGCAATCAAAGGAGTAAATGGGTTAGGAAAATCTACCTTGATAAATACTATATTGAGAAAAATCAAGCCTATTTCTGGTGAGATAGAGCATGGTCAATTTTTAGAAGTGGGGTACTTTAAGCAAGAGGAAGATAGTAGTGGGAAGACTGCTTTAGATGAATTTTGGGATGAGTTCCCATCGCTGACTAATGGAGAGGTAAGATCTGCTTTAGCTAAATGTGGGTTGACTAAAGATCATATCGGGACAAAGATGAGAGCTCTGTCTGGAGGAGAAAACGCAAAAGTAAGATTGGGTAAGATTATGAATCGTGAGATCAACTTTTTAGTATTGGACGAGCCGACTAATCATTTGGATGTAGATGCTAAGGATGAGTTGAAAAAAGCTATAAAAGAATTTAAGGGGACTGTATTTATAGTAAGTCATGAACCTGAATTTTATATGGATATAGTAACAGATGTTTGGAACGTTGAGGACTGGACAACAAAAATCATATAA
- a CDS encoding MetS family NSS transporter small subunit: protein MSSSAIIVFVCSISLLWGGFALCLKIAMKDKK, encoded by the coding sequence ATGAGTAGTAGTGCTATCATCGTTTTTGTTTGCAGCATATCCCTTCTTTGGGGTGGATTCGCCCTTTGCTTAAAAATAGCAATGAAAGATAAAAAATAA
- a CDS encoding sodium-dependent transporter: protein MSKEENRGQWGSRSGFILAAIGSAIGLGNIWRFPYVAASNGGGAFLIPYLIALFTAGIPLLILEFAMGHKIRSSVPGVFAKLNRKYEALGWFQTLISFFIATYYVVIIGWSFSYLFFAFTGAWGTDTKAFLFGDYLQLTDSPMNLGGLNLKVAAPVLLVWGINYGVLRLGIKNGLEKANKIFMPLLVVALLIIVVRGVTLPGAMAGLDYFFTPDFSKLTDPKVWLAAYGQIFYSLSICFSIIIAYASYLPRKSDIVNNAFMTGLGNCSFSLISGIGVFSILGFMAQTQGVSVAEVSTAGVGLAFIVFPEAINQLPGMNGLIGGIFFSTLIFAGLSSSMSIMEAVVAAISDKFKLTRVQALNRFTLASGALSLLVATNGGLYVLDIVDYATNQYGIVIAGILELVILGWVFNLESVRVYVNELSDFTVGKWWVWAIKGTSFILVVMLALKIKGEIISPYGGYSLTALGVYGLGVMIIMTIGAFILTKKKGSQEFEDKIYNEPINNELELELELE, encoded by the coding sequence ATGAGTAAAGAAGAAAATAGAGGCCAGTGGGGTTCTCGTTCAGGGTTTATTCTTGCCGCTATAGGTTCGGCAATCGGTTTAGGAAATATCTGGAGATTTCCATATGTAGCTGCAAGTAATGGTGGTGGAGCATTTTTGATCCCTTATTTAATTGCACTATTTACAGCAGGTATACCATTATTGATTTTAGAATTTGCTATGGGACATAAGATTCGTTCTAGTGTTCCTGGAGTTTTTGCAAAGTTGAACAGAAAATATGAAGCTCTTGGATGGTTCCAAACACTTATTTCATTTTTTATAGCTACATATTATGTGGTTATTATCGGATGGTCCTTCAGTTACCTTTTCTTCGCTTTTACAGGTGCATGGGGCACAGATACAAAGGCGTTTTTATTCGGTGACTATTTACAATTGACAGATTCTCCTATGAATCTTGGCGGATTAAACCTTAAAGTTGCTGCTCCAGTACTATTAGTATGGGGAATCAACTATGGTGTTCTTAGATTAGGTATAAAAAACGGATTGGAAAAAGCAAATAAAATCTTTATGCCGCTTTTAGTTGTTGCATTATTAATTATAGTTGTTAGAGGAGTTACCCTTCCTGGTGCTATGGCTGGATTAGATTATTTCTTTACTCCTGATTTTTCTAAATTAACCGATCCAAAGGTATGGTTAGCTGCATATGGTCAGATCTTTTACTCACTTAGTATTTGCTTTTCTATCATTATTGCTTATGCAAGTTACCTGCCTAGAAAGTCAGATATTGTTAACAATGCTTTTATGACCGGCTTAGGAAACTGTAGTTTCAGTTTAATCTCTGGTATCGGAGTATTCTCTATCTTAGGATTTATGGCTCAAACTCAAGGTGTCAGTGTAGCCGAAGTTTCAACTGCTGGTGTAGGATTAGCATTTATCGTATTCCCGGAAGCCATCAATCAGTTACCAGGAATGAATGGATTAATTGGCGGAATATTCTTTTCTACGCTTATCTTCGCAGGATTATCATCATCTATGTCTATTATGGAAGCAGTAGTAGCTGCTATCTCGGATAAGTTTAAATTAACCAGGGTTCAGGCTTTAAATAGGTTTACACTTGCTTCGGGAGCTTTATCACTACTGGTTGCCACTAATGGCGGATTATATGTATTGGATATCGTAGACTACGCTACTAATCAATATGGAATAGTTATTGCCGGTATCTTAGAATTAGTTATCTTAGGTTGGGTTTTCAACCTTGAAAGTGTTAGAGTTTATGTCAATGAATTGTCTGATTTCACAGTTGGAAAATGGTGGGTTTGGGCAATTAAAGGAACTTCATTTATTTTAGTTGTTATGCTGGCACTTAAGATAAAAGGCGAGATCATCAGTCCGTACGGCGGTTATTCTTTAACTGCATTGGGAGTTTATGGTCTGGGGGTTATGATAATTATGACAATTGGAGCATTTATTCTAACAAAGAAAAAAGGTTCTCAAGAATTTGAAGATAAAATATACAATGAACCTATAAACAACGAACTTGAATTAGAATTAGAATTAGAATAA